From the Nocardiopsis changdeensis genome, one window contains:
- a CDS encoding macrolide 2'-phosphotransferase — MSTIDDVIALAAAHGLDLLPESADVNEAGLDYRVVMADDTEGRRWVLRVPRRADVSAGMAAEARVLDLVAPALAAGGIAVPDWQVRGPDLVAYPALPGSPGLTLPGGEPEWHMDPADPGYAERLGRLLARLHSITPERAGAAGVEVRTPAQVRRSWAEDIARVREEFTVAPALAGAWQDWLEDDTCWPPATVMTHGEIYPAHVLFDGDGTITGVLDWTTARVDDPARDLAAQYGAAGEEMLRAAVSAYGEAGGRVHPGLVAQARHLWDASPIGHALYALTTRDDADLAAAAAALDPGA; from the coding sequence ATGAGCACGATCGACGATGTCATCGCCCTGGCCGCCGCCCACGGGCTGGACCTGCTCCCGGAGTCCGCGGACGTGAACGAGGCGGGCCTGGACTACCGGGTCGTGATGGCCGACGACACCGAGGGGCGGCGGTGGGTGCTGCGCGTGCCGCGGCGCGCGGACGTCTCGGCAGGCATGGCCGCGGAGGCCCGCGTCCTGGACCTGGTGGCCCCGGCCCTGGCGGCCGGGGGCATCGCCGTGCCGGACTGGCAGGTGCGCGGACCCGACCTGGTCGCCTACCCGGCGCTGCCCGGCTCCCCCGGGCTGACCCTGCCCGGCGGGGAGCCGGAGTGGCACATGGACCCGGCCGACCCCGGCTACGCCGAGCGGCTGGGCCGCCTGCTGGCGCGCCTGCACTCCATCACCCCCGAGCGGGCCGGGGCCGCCGGGGTCGAGGTGCGCACACCGGCGCAGGTGCGCCGGTCGTGGGCGGAGGACATCGCGCGGGTGCGCGAGGAGTTCACCGTCGCGCCCGCCCTGGCCGGGGCCTGGCAGGACTGGCTCGAGGACGACACCTGCTGGCCCCCGGCCACGGTGATGACGCACGGCGAGATCTACCCCGCCCACGTCCTGTTCGACGGGGACGGCACCATCACCGGCGTCCTGGACTGGACCACGGCCCGCGTGGACGACCCGGCCCGAGACCTGGCCGCCCAGTACGGGGCCGCGGGCGAGGAGATGCTGCGGGCCGCCGTGTCCGCGTACGGGGAGGCGGGCGGCCGCGTCCACCCCGGCCTGGTCGCACAGGCGAGGCACCTGTGGGACGCCTCCCCCATCGGGCACGCCCTGTACGCCCTGACCACGCGCGACGACGCCGACCTCGCCGCGGCCGCCGCCGCGCTGGACCCCGGGGCCTGA
- a CDS encoding DUF6745 domain-containing protein gives MSANGLTDEQHRTLEGLAARWRERAADPDPGAAERAVGDLYRSRGAAPPAVVRCASPLAGLLAVHILRSDTALRDRAGAPLPAPDPLTDHGLLQRLWRLDLPQGLVSGALTAAEALVPAPAWNSYRVGEQFRTRAAAPADPALFDRALAGARAALSRDLELPVPATDGPAASDGHWRTLQQQARTPVAPAPVLASLLLRDLAADAAAEGLDALADLAPTVGWWWAFEHVAVLTPPPAEVHTDARGRLHHPHGPAVRFGDGFSVHAWHAHLVPPSLISPGWSAADIAGAPDAEIQARADAELGAGAVRGFGVPDQRRCAAERLGWARVAADLGLSPVAEDSTHSLYDLPETVLGLPVRVVVGADGTAGLVPADIGDPAAAAGWLTGPAEEPELLRRARRDADTEDHLAAFDVYTDLDEQYGGGDPHVEEVHLIGGRRLEPFAYEGAGGTYYLCGEGPRRPVLYADSEGGFRVLGHDLVEALELLAAERFRDLDPDDPDEDDPRPAAKALGLAPPDTPGLLEERRAASRAMSGALTLIMTAEGNGYGFRG, from the coding sequence GTGTCCGCGAACGGACTGACCGACGAGCAGCACCGCACCCTGGAGGGGCTGGCCGCACGGTGGCGGGAGCGCGCGGCCGATCCCGACCCGGGCGCGGCGGAACGCGCCGTGGGCGACCTCTACCGGAGCCGGGGTGCGGCGCCGCCCGCCGTCGTCCGGTGCGCGTCCCCGCTCGCCGGGCTGCTCGCCGTCCACATCCTCCGGTCCGACACGGCGCTGCGGGACCGGGCCGGCGCGCCCCTGCCGGCCCCGGACCCGCTCACCGACCACGGCCTCCTGCAACGGCTCTGGAGGCTGGACCTGCCGCAGGGCCTCGTGTCCGGGGCCCTCACGGCCGCGGAGGCGCTGGTCCCGGCCCCGGCCTGGAACTCCTACCGGGTCGGCGAACAGTTCCGCACCCGGGCGGCCGCGCCCGCCGACCCGGCCCTCTTCGACCGGGCCCTCGCCGGAGCCCGTGCCGCGCTCTCCCGGGACCTGGAACTCCCGGTCCCCGCCACGGACGGACCGGCGGCCTCCGACGGGCACTGGCGAACGCTCCAGCAGCAGGCCCGGACGCCCGTCGCCCCCGCCCCGGTGCTGGCCTCGCTCCTGCTGCGCGACCTCGCCGCGGACGCCGCCGCCGAGGGGCTGGACGCCCTGGCGGACCTGGCCCCGACGGTCGGCTGGTGGTGGGCGTTCGAGCACGTCGCGGTCCTCACCCCGCCCCCGGCGGAGGTCCACACCGACGCCCGCGGCCGCCTCCACCACCCCCACGGCCCCGCCGTCCGCTTCGGGGACGGCTTCTCGGTGCACGCCTGGCACGCGCACCTCGTCCCGCCGAGCCTCATCTCCCCCGGCTGGTCCGCCGCGGACATCGCCGGCGCCCCCGACGCCGAGATCCAGGCCCGGGCCGACGCGGAGCTCGGCGCCGGGGCCGTGCGCGGCTTCGGCGTGCCCGACCAGCGCAGGTGCGCCGCCGAGCGGCTCGGCTGGGCGCGGGTGGCCGCCGACCTCGGCCTGTCCCCCGTCGCGGAGGACTCCACCCACTCCCTGTACGACCTGCCCGAGACCGTGCTCGGCCTCCCCGTGCGCGTCGTCGTGGGCGCCGACGGCACCGCCGGCCTCGTGCCCGCCGACATCGGCGATCCGGCGGCCGCCGCGGGCTGGCTCACCGGCCCCGCCGAGGAGCCGGAACTGCTCCGCCGCGCCCGGCGGGACGCCGACACCGAGGACCACCTGGCCGCGTTCGACGTGTACACCGACCTCGACGAGCAGTACGGGGGCGGCGACCCCCACGTCGAGGAGGTCCACCTCATCGGCGGCCGGCGCCTGGAGCCGTTCGCCTACGAGGGGGCGGGCGGCACCTACTACCTGTGCGGGGAGGGGCCCCGGCGCCCCGTCCTGTACGCCGACTCCGAGGGCGGGTTCCGGGTCCTGGGCCACGACCTGGTCGAGGCGCTGGAACTCCTCGCCGCCGAGCGGTTCCGCGACCTCGACCCCGACGACCCCGACGAGGACGACCCGCGCCCCGCGGCGAAGGCCCTGGGCCTGGCCCCGCCGGACACCCCCGGGCTCCTGGAGGAGCGCCGGGCCGCCTCCCGGGCGATGTCCGGGGCCCTCACCCTGATCATGACCGCGGAGGGCAACGGCTACGGGTTCCGGGGCTGA
- a CDS encoding arsenic resistance protein: protein MSTAERLQSLFVALAALAGLAAGLLPHVGPVAGHAVLPALLVMLTAVFVQMDAAHVGEVHHAKTLVAVSLVLNFVFTPALAWALGAGLLGGEPDLRIGLLLLLVTPCTDWYLVFTAMARGHTGIAAALLPVNLVLQLLLLPVYVLLLGGRAAMVDGATLAESVLLVLVVPLTLAMLLRWASARFGGAAWRERRVTGPASHLVLPLLYAAVFAMFAWQSRMVLEHGADLLALLPPLVVFFVTLPLIATGLSRVLRLSADRAVTLTMTATARNSPIALAIAVAAFPDRPLIAVALVAGPLVELPVLALLAQLVRPRRPAPATPEPHSP, encoded by the coding sequence GTGTCCACGGCCGAACGCCTCCAGAGCCTGTTCGTGGCCCTAGCCGCCCTGGCGGGCCTGGCCGCGGGCCTGCTGCCGCACGTCGGCCCGGTCGCCGGGCACGCGGTGCTGCCCGCCCTGCTGGTGATGCTCACCGCGGTGTTCGTGCAGATGGACGCCGCCCACGTGGGTGAGGTCCACCACGCCAAGACCCTGGTCGCCGTCAGTCTGGTGCTCAACTTCGTGTTCACCCCGGCCCTGGCCTGGGCGCTGGGCGCGGGCCTGCTGGGCGGCGAACCGGACCTGCGCATCGGCCTGCTGCTGCTCCTGGTGACCCCGTGCACGGACTGGTACCTGGTCTTCACCGCCATGGCGCGCGGGCACACCGGCATCGCCGCGGCCCTGCTGCCGGTCAACCTCGTCCTCCAGCTGCTCCTGCTGCCGGTGTACGTGCTGCTGCTGGGCGGGCGAGCCGCCATGGTCGACGGCGCCACACTGGCCGAGTCGGTCCTGCTCGTCCTCGTGGTCCCGCTGACGCTGGCGATGCTGCTGCGGTGGGCCTCGGCCCGGTTCGGGGGAGCCGCCTGGCGCGAGCGCCGCGTCACCGGCCCGGCCTCGCACCTGGTGCTGCCGCTGCTGTACGCGGCCGTGTTCGCGATGTTCGCCTGGCAGTCGCGCATGGTCCTGGAGCACGGCGCCGACCTGCTCGCGCTGCTGCCCCCGCTGGTGGTCTTCTTCGTGACGCTGCCGCTGATCGCCACGGGCCTGTCCCGGGTGCTGCGCCTGTCGGCCGACCGGGCGGTCACGCTGACCATGACCGCCACGGCCCGCAACTCGCCCATCGCGCTGGCGATCGCGGTCGCGGCCTTCCCCGACCGGCCCCTGATCGCGGTCGCCCTGGTGGCCGGCCCGCTGGTGGAGCTGCCGGTGCTGGCCCTGCTCGCCCAGCTGGTGCGCCCCCGCCGCCCGGCCCCGGCCACCCCGGAACCCCACAGCCCCTGA
- a CDS encoding MerR family DNA-binding transcriptional regulator yields the protein MVLMRVSEPAERSGVAATTLRYYGERGLLPAQRSPAWEAARLLGALGPGSTEKG from the coding sequence ATGGTGTTGATGCGGGTCTCCGAACCGGCCGAACGCTCCGGCGTGGCGGCCACCACCCTCCGCTACTACGGGGAGAGGGGGCTGCTCCCGGCGCAGCGCTCCCCGGCCTGGGAGGCCGCCCGCCTGCTGGGCGCCCTGGGGCCCGGCTCCACCGAAAAGGGCTGA